A single genomic interval of Rosistilla ulvae harbors:
- a CDS encoding coiled-coil domain-containing protein: protein MSTSFRSLPRAVSGLALLILAASAADAQYQALAHGERIISVGPPIESQPSSVDSSDGSPAPPCTIDCERAANRAADSPSQAPLGKSVMQMNPPENASARPDAPAAKPAELPGPRDLAAELREATSKFEHEMKQAKQQIDSLTQRLQKREQEAAAKQIDTPQVEQLQSTIAAMRREHAKELSAADARLKTLVDEVSVGLAATRKENQARELALKSELTKQTQSIAKKVEAAKAEAAQKLKAMQEQSEQLEAAKNALVQRTESFAKQAQAAKLEAAAKAKANQELAMQLDAAKQQHAQQVVKFTKMAEVSKAQMIEQSKAVDAMNKQVRELRADLAGKTEALENNIKTSELLEKKAAALEKEHQAALDQLKQANKKNESLQRRQKALEKELTALKRQRDADRPSDKKRKPKKKRDDK from the coding sequence GTGTCCACCTCTTTTCGTTCGCTACCGCGTGCTGTTTCCGGCCTCGCACTGCTCATCTTGGCCGCAAGCGCGGCGGATGCCCAATACCAAGCCCTCGCGCATGGCGAACGCATCATTTCGGTGGGCCCCCCGATCGAGTCGCAGCCCTCGTCAGTCGATTCGTCCGACGGGTCGCCCGCCCCTCCCTGCACCATCGATTGTGAACGGGCGGCGAATCGAGCCGCCGATTCCCCTTCCCAGGCTCCGTTGGGGAAATCGGTGATGCAGATGAATCCCCCCGAAAATGCATCCGCTCGCCCCGACGCTCCCGCTGCCAAGCCCGCCGAACTTCCGGGCCCTCGCGATCTGGCCGCCGAACTCCGCGAAGCGACTTCGAAATTTGAACACGAAATGAAGCAAGCCAAACAGCAGATCGACTCGCTCACACAGCGCCTTCAAAAGAGAGAACAAGAGGCCGCGGCGAAGCAAATCGACACACCACAGGTCGAGCAATTGCAGTCGACGATCGCTGCGATGCGGCGGGAGCATGCCAAGGAACTCTCCGCAGCGGATGCCCGTTTGAAGACTTTGGTCGATGAAGTCTCGGTCGGACTGGCGGCAACACGCAAAGAAAATCAAGCGCGCGAGCTAGCTTTAAAGTCCGAACTGACAAAGCAGACGCAGTCGATCGCCAAAAAAGTGGAAGCGGCAAAAGCCGAGGCGGCTCAAAAGTTGAAGGCGATGCAGGAACAGAGCGAGCAATTGGAAGCGGCGAAGAACGCGCTGGTTCAGCGGACGGAGTCATTCGCCAAGCAAGCCCAAGCTGCGAAGTTGGAAGCGGCTGCGAAGGCAAAAGCGAATCAAGAGTTGGCGATGCAGCTCGACGCGGCCAAACAACAACACGCTCAACAGGTTGTCAAGTTCACCAAAATGGCCGAAGTCTCGAAAGCTCAAATGATCGAACAATCGAAGGCCGTCGACGCGATGAACAAACAAGTTCGAGAGCTGCGGGCGGATCTGGCGGGCAAGACGGAAGCTTTGGAAAACAACATCAAAACGTCGGAGCTGCTAGAGAAAAAAGCAGCTGCGTTGGAGAAGGAACATCAGGCGGCGTTGGATCAGCTGAAACAGGCGAACAAGAAAAACGAATCGCTGCAACGGCGGCAGAAGGCGCTCGAAAAGGAACTGACCGCGTTGAAGCGGCAGCGCGATGCCGACCGCCCCAGCGACAAAAAACGGAAGCCAAAGAAGAAACGCGACGACAAATAG
- a CDS encoding secretin N-terminal domain-containing protein produces the protein MIYLTSERQFASVLTNFIKLALLVLFAASTFVSPRAFAQKNGAAPVVAQSAAKQADRSKPQPSGTSNGSKESKEGKPEDKDKKSEGDEAKPPEVVMRPGEPPVPPDPKEFEQRPDPDGRIRFRFRNQPWPDFLQWLSDVGGYSLDWQQMPGGYLNLITYRSYTITEARDLVNRLLLDRGYTMLLRGQVLSIVKIDKLDPSMLPRVEDEAELMDLSPYDFAKITFPLPTKLKAEALAADVKSLLSPNGKVQPLVSSNRLLVIDAVANLRDVSRLINAEHAAADSHQVPREFHIRYVRADYVADQVMILLGLDPSSRRSPNELQVEQQRLQLFMQMQQKGKDVTKFLRGDNAPQVFVTVNKRVNSILVNAPADVLIQIERAIEQLDVPSGSAGGSLVTGEPGETGGLVEMRRYALVSLKPESVVTALKEIGDLDPRTMLQMDADAKVIFASATVRDHEKISAIIDKLDGSGREIEVIWLKRLPADQAAVTIHNLLIGKKEEDDSNRNNYYYRRYGGGGDDDDKPDSDFRVEADIENNRLLLFANKAELEAVNNLLVKLGELPGDSGNPNTIRVQDSRGAKSTADLIRQLQQLWPATANPIRVEGELPAVEEESESSPSDDDQPADSAEQDNARTTAVPKRPRVQTAVFMRPLGAQDSTENATQPPASNEKAAAGDAKNTGNETLPPITISIANDGRLILSSQDTAALDALEELMQRLAPPPKKHRVFYLQYALASLVKLNLDEYFEDEKSTDSSDNWMRAWMGMDFKEESKNNGLASRRPVRFIYDIDTNSILVRDATPQQMETIAELIEIYDRAPSEESISARRLKVFKLEYSDANVVAATVKDVFRDLLSSKDKEFAGGGDKEKQSSGSSRTFRIFGGNDDKDSKPTKVKASFEGALSVGVDALSNTIIVSAQEEWLPAIEEIIQYMDQNAKPDTTVVVQSLSVPMDAKSMQTLADLLRPWPGNQKPEGNQPSKQGKEKPNNKQQQPQQNATPKPNNDS, from the coding sequence ATGATATATCTGACCTCCGAAAGGCAATTCGCGAGTGTCTTAACGAACTTCATCAAGCTCGCTCTGCTGGTACTGTTCGCGGCGTCAACATTTGTCTCCCCGCGTGCCTTCGCTCAAAAGAACGGGGCTGCCCCCGTGGTGGCTCAATCTGCGGCCAAGCAAGCGGACAGATCGAAGCCCCAACCCTCTGGAACCTCCAACGGATCGAAAGAGTCGAAAGAGGGTAAGCCGGAGGACAAAGACAAAAAGTCCGAAGGCGACGAGGCTAAGCCGCCCGAAGTGGTGATGCGACCGGGCGAACCGCCTGTGCCCCCCGATCCGAAGGAGTTCGAACAGCGCCCCGATCCCGATGGGCGGATCCGTTTCCGATTCCGAAACCAGCCTTGGCCCGACTTCTTGCAATGGCTCAGCGATGTCGGCGGTTACAGCCTCGATTGGCAACAGATGCCCGGCGGGTATCTGAACCTGATCACCTACCGCAGCTACACGATCACCGAGGCCCGCGATCTGGTCAATCGGTTGCTGTTGGATCGCGGCTACACGATGCTGCTGCGCGGCCAGGTGCTGTCGATCGTGAAGATCGACAAACTCGACCCCAGCATGTTGCCTCGCGTCGAAGACGAAGCGGAACTGATGGACCTGTCTCCCTACGATTTTGCCAAGATCACCTTCCCGCTGCCGACCAAACTAAAAGCCGAAGCGTTGGCGGCGGATGTCAAATCGCTGCTGAGTCCCAACGGAAAGGTGCAACCGCTGGTCTCGTCGAACCGGTTGTTGGTGATCGATGCGGTCGCCAACCTCCGCGATGTCAGTCGATTGATCAACGCCGAACACGCCGCCGCCGATTCGCATCAGGTGCCACGCGAATTTCATATCCGATACGTCCGCGCCGACTACGTCGCCGATCAAGTCATGATCCTGCTGGGCTTGGACCCCTCGTCGCGCCGCAGCCCCAACGAATTGCAAGTCGAACAGCAGCGGTTGCAGTTATTTATGCAGATGCAGCAAAAGGGAAAAGACGTGACGAAGTTCCTGCGAGGCGACAACGCTCCGCAGGTATTTGTGACGGTGAACAAACGGGTCAACAGTATTCTGGTCAATGCCCCCGCCGACGTGTTGATTCAAATCGAACGAGCGATCGAGCAACTGGATGTCCCCAGTGGATCGGCTGGCGGCAGCCTCGTCACTGGCGAACCGGGGGAAACCGGTGGCCTTGTCGAGATGCGGCGGTACGCCTTGGTCAGCCTCAAGCCTGAATCGGTCGTGACCGCGCTCAAAGAGATCGGCGATCTCGACCCGCGAACGATGCTGCAGATGGACGCCGATGCGAAGGTGATCTTCGCCAGCGCAACGGTTCGAGATCATGAAAAGATCAGCGCGATCATCGACAAACTGGATGGTTCGGGACGCGAGATCGAAGTCATTTGGTTGAAGCGTCTCCCCGCCGACCAAGCGGCCGTCACGATCCATAATCTGTTGATCGGTAAGAAAGAGGAAGACGACTCCAATCGCAACAACTATTACTACCGGCGATATGGAGGTGGTGGGGACGATGACGATAAGCCCGATTCGGATTTCCGTGTCGAAGCCGATATCGAAAATAATCGCCTGCTGCTGTTCGCGAACAAAGCCGAACTCGAAGCCGTCAACAACCTGCTGGTCAAGCTGGGCGAACTGCCCGGCGACAGCGGCAATCCGAACACGATCCGGGTGCAGGATTCTCGCGGAGCCAAATCAACAGCCGATCTGATTCGCCAGTTGCAGCAATTGTGGCCCGCAACCGCCAATCCGATCCGCGTCGAAGGAGAATTGCCGGCGGTGGAAGAGGAGTCCGAATCGTCGCCATCCGACGACGATCAGCCTGCGGATTCCGCAGAACAAGACAACGCCAGGACGACCGCGGTGCCAAAGCGCCCGCGAGTGCAGACCGCTGTTTTCATGCGACCGCTCGGCGCGCAAGACTCCACTGAAAACGCAACTCAACCGCCCGCCAGCAACGAGAAAGCGGCCGCTGGCGACGCGAAGAATACGGGGAACGAAACGTTGCCACCGATCACGATCTCGATCGCCAACGATGGCCGCTTGATCTTGAGTTCTCAAGACACCGCGGCGCTCGACGCCTTGGAAGAGTTGATGCAGCGACTCGCCCCGCCTCCCAAGAAACACCGCGTTTTCTATCTGCAATACGCCTTGGCGTCGCTCGTTAAATTGAACCTCGACGAATACTTCGAGGACGAAAAATCGACCGACAGCAGCGACAATTGGATGCGTGCCTGGATGGGCATGGACTTCAAGGAAGAGTCGAAGAACAACGGTCTGGCCAGTCGTCGCCCCGTCCGGTTCATCTACGACATCGATACCAATTCGATCCTCGTCCGCGATGCCACGCCGCAGCAGATGGAGACGATTGCGGAGTTGATCGAAATCTACGACCGCGCCCCTTCGGAAGAATCGATCAGCGCCCGCCGCCTAAAAGTTTTTAAGCTCGAATACTCCGACGCCAACGTCGTCGCAGCGACGGTAAAAGATGTCTTCCGCGACCTGTTGTCCTCCAAAGATAAAGAGTTCGCCGGCGGCGGCGACAAGGAGAAACAGAGCTCGGGATCGTCGCGGACGTTCCGCATTTTCGGTGGCAACGACGATAAGGACAGCAAGCCGACGAAAGTCAAAGCGTCGTTCGAAGGTGCCCTGTCGGTCGGTGTCGATGCGCTCTCCAACACGATCATCGTTTCGGCGCAAGAGGAGTGGTTGCCCGCGATCGAAGAGATCATCCAATACATGGACCAAAACGCCAAACCCGACACGACCGTCGTGGTTCAATCGTTAAGCGTTCCGATGGATGCCAAGTCGATGCAGACTCTGGCCGACCTGCTGCGTCCCTGGCCTGGAAACCAGAAGCCCGAAGGAAATCAGCCAAGCAAACAGGGGAAGGAAAAGCCGAACAACAAGCAACAGCAACCCCAACAAAACGCCACACCGAAACCCAACAACGATTCGTGA